Below is a window of Flavobacterium sp. CFS9 DNA.
CGAAAGAAGCTATATGTTCTAGCAGCGGATAATTATTACATTCTCCGGAACCAATTTTATAAGCAGGGATATCAAACTTTTTTAATCTTTCTGCTGCTGCACGTGAAAATGGTGTTGAAATAAAAATCATGCCCTGGCTTTCAACATAATTTTTAAGCTCCAGCTCATCAGCTTCATTCAAAGAGCAGCGTTCCATAATTTCATAAATAGAAACATCTGCATTACCAGGAATTACTTTTTTAGCGGCTCCGCTCATTTCATCCTCAACAATATGGGTCTGATGTTTTACTACCTCAGCACCGGCACGTTTTGCTGCATCGACCATTTCTTTTGCAACTTGCAAAGAACCTTCGTGATTAATTCCAATTTCGGCAATAACTAAAGGTGGAAAATCTTGTCCAATTCTTCGTCCTTCAATCTCTATATAGGGTCTCATAAAGTAGTTTGTTAATTAGGGGTTTATATGTTTATGGTATAAAAATGTGGCGTAATCAAAATCTTCCTGTGTATCAATATCAACATTGGCAAAAATATGATCTATTTTAAAAGGAAATGCATTTTCTGAAATCACTATATTCTCCAGAATTAAAGTACTTCTGGTAATATATAATAATCCGTTTTCAAAATAAAGCGGTTCAATATCCTGACTTCTCTGACCAATTTTGTAATTGTACGGAATAAACTTTTGATTTGTTATTTTTCCGAACTTTTTATAATTTCTTGAAACCGTAAATAAACTATCACAAGCTTCCTTTTGATAAATTTCAAATGCTTCTTTTAGTAAACTTTCCGGACGAACAGGGTTTGTAGGCTGAAGCAGTACCACATTCCCTACTTCATGATCAATATTCTGTAAAACATGCTTTAATGCCGAAGCTGTTGCCTCATGATCTCCCGAAATATCTGCGGGTCTGTCTATTACCTTTGCTCCGTATTCCAAAGCAACTTCTTTTATACTTTCATCATCAGTCGAAACATAAATTTCATCAATGATAGCGCTATTGTTTTTAGCATACATAATACTGTGTGCTAACAAAGGAATTCCTCCAAGCAGCTTTATATTTTTTTGAGGCAATCTTTTAGATCCTCCACGTGCCGGAATAATAACGATCGTTTTCATTGTAAATGTTTAAAAGAATTGTGACAGTATTATTTTATGGTTTCCAATACAACTTGGTATCTTCCAGTTCCTGATAAATTTTATATTCTCGCACGGATAATCTATTACTATTCCTGATTATTTTAGGAAATGCCAAAATTAAATCTATTGTTGCCAAAAACAATGCTTTCAGAGCTTTAAAATCTCCCTTGAAAACTCTTAATTTAAGCTGCATCCAAACAGAATATGTTATTTTTCTTGGAATGACCTTAAGAGGATAAAACAAAAAATACAAATACCAGCCGGAACGTAATGACCGTCGCAGGCGTAAACTATAATCGGCATTATTTTTTCTGGATTTTAAATCTACTCTGTGATTTACTAGCACCTCCGGTAAATAATAAATCTTCCATTGTCTTTTAAACAATTGAAAAGAAGCAAAATCTTCTTCACCATAAAAAACAAACCAGGCCGGGTAATCAGGTATATCTCGCCAGACGGACATTCGCCAGACATTAGCACCACCGGCAAAACTTTTGGTTTGATGTAAAACGTCATTACAGCCTGTTATTTTTGGTTCTTCTAAATTCCAGTAAATTCTAAAACTAAACAGTGCAGCATCAGGATTTTCGTCAAAAGCTTTCTCTATAATTTCTAAAGGATTCGTGGTAATAAAATGCAGATCATCATCAATCGAAATGGCAAAATCAGTTGTCACTAAATCCATCATTCTGTTCCGACTATAGATCAGTCCTTCGCTTTTATTGTTCCGAATTAAATGAATTTCCGGGTAATTTTTTTCAATAAATGAGTACGTTCCATCTGTTGAACCGTCGTCACAAATAATACAAGATACATCTTCTCTATCCAGTAAATGCTGAATTTTGCGCAAGGTAGAATTCAGATCCTCTTTTCGGTTTTTGGTTGTAATGAGAATAGAAAACTTCTTTTGAATGTACATTTACTTAATAATTTCTGATCATTGATTGTGGTAACTTTTTATATCGCAAGAATATCTTTTTCATCCATTTGACTGAAATAAATTTTACAAATACTCTGTTTTTTATAAAATATAAAACCGGGTTTAATTTTATGTTTTTATGAAATCCGTATTGGACTGTTTCAATAGGAGAAACTTGCAGAACCGACATCCAGTCTTCTAAAGTGTTTCCTAAGTGACAGGCATAATTATCCTGAGTTGTTAGTCTCCAATAATTCTTTTTAAGAGGCGATTTATCTAAATAGCCCTCACTGGTTCCTCCCATCTTAAAGCCTATATAACTTACGATTTCATCAAAAATATCTTTTTTATAAGTTGCTACAAAATGTCCCGAACCAATCAGTACTTTTAAATCTGAACTAATCTCCAAACCTAAATTATATTCCAGATAATCCTGATTGTAATTTCGATCCCAACCAAGACTGTCATAAAACCGTATTAAAGCTTCTTTGTTTTTTACAGGAATAAATCTTAATTTTTTACTGAATAAATTATCCCAAATAACATTTCCGCAATTTTGTTCATACATTTTAAACTGTGGTACAATGCCTACCACTCCCGCATTAGGGATATTTGTAAAAACTTTTATTGTTTCAGATTGCCAGTTGGGTAAAAACAATACATCTGAATCTGAAATTGTAACCAATTCTATATTATTCCCCGCTAAACCTTTAAGTATAGCATTAAGTTTTCCTATGTTATCAGTATGAATTAATTCTTGTATTTTATTTTGCTTTAAAAGAAAATCTAAATATTCTTTTACAATTATATCACTTCCATTATTAACAATAGTAATGAATGTTTTTTTGTGAACTGTGGACCATAAAGATTCCAGACAAAGTTTTAAAATTGCAAAACTATCTTTAAAATAACCTTCCTGATTAGGTATGTAAACAGGAATTATGATCTGATGAATAAACTCAGAATCTTTTTGTGGTTCATCTTTAAATGGATTAAATCCTACCCGCATCTTATTTTTCAAATATAATTTTCAGTTTATGAAAAATCCTTTTTTTTAGTTTTGCTAATTTTAGAGAAAACGTATCATTTTTAATCTGTTGCTTAAAAAACACTTTATTCTCTGCAATGACTTTGGGAAATTCTCTTTTTATCCCAAAATATATCCCTTGTTTTTTTTTATTTATAAAAGCAGAATCTGAATCGCCATATGTTGTGTAATACAGTGATTCTATTATTTTCCAGCTATTCACCAAACTATGAGCTTTTTCGGTGGTTTGCAACAAACTTAAATTCTCACCGGACACATTATTTCGATATAATACATAGGTGTTACCGGCAAAAACTATTTTACTGCAATTCAATAATACTCTAAAAAAAAACTCTCCATCATCGTTCATCGTTAAGCTTTCATTCCAATAATCTGATAACGTTATTAATTTTTTATTCATTAAAAAACTGTGCGATGGAAAAAAACCTCCATACAGGCCTATCAAATCAAAATATTCTTTTGCAGAATCAAAACCTCTATAATCAGGATTATTTTCATTCAATTTAAACGGTTCGCCAATATGATCAAATCTTCCCCATTTGCATGTTGAAATAACAAATTCATCTTCATTTGACAATAGATGAATTTGTTCTTCGAGTTTATTTACAGCCAGTATGTCATCTGAATCCAAAAACTGAATATAATCACCATTTGCTATTTTCAATCCAATATTTCTGGAAACGCTTGCTCCTTTTTTATCTTCGTTTGATTTTAGTACCAGTTTGAATCTACTATCCTTTTCCTGATAAAGTTTTACCGTTTCTTCTGTTTTATCAGACGAATTATCATCAACTATAATACATTCCCAATTAGAATAAGTTTGTCCAATCAGGCTATCGAGCGTCTCACCAATCAAATGTGCCCGATTGTAAGCAGGAATAATAATAGAAACTAAAGGTTTATTCATATAAGGCTACTGTACTATATAGATTATTTATTGAATCTCTTATTTTTTCATAGTTATAATCTTCAATGGCTTTGAGATGATTACTTTTGGCAAATTGAACATTATTATCTTTATTATGGATAAGATTTACTATTTTTTCAGCTATTTCATCTGAGTCTTCGGGATCATTAATTATTTCTCCAAAATATTTTTCTCCTATAAGT
It encodes the following:
- a CDS encoding acylneuraminate cytidylyltransferase family protein, with the translated sequence MKTIVIIPARGGSKRLPQKNIKLLGGIPLLAHSIMYAKNNSAIIDEIYVSTDDESIKEVALEYGAKVIDRPADISGDHEATASALKHVLQNIDHEVGNVVLLQPTNPVRPESLLKEAFEIYQKEACDSLFTVSRNYKKFGKITNQKFIPYNYKIGQRSQDIEPLYFENGLLYITRSTLILENIVISENAFPFKIDHIFANVDIDTQEDFDYATFLYHKHINP
- a CDS encoding glycosyltransferase family 2 protein, coding for MYIQKKFSILITTKNRKEDLNSTLRKIQHLLDREDVSCIICDDGSTDGTYSFIEKNYPEIHLIRNNKSEGLIYSRNRMMDLVTTDFAISIDDDLHFITTNPLEIIEKAFDENPDAALFSFRIYWNLEEPKITGCNDVLHQTKSFAGGANVWRMSVWRDIPDYPAWFVFYGEEDFASFQLFKRQWKIYYLPEVLVNHRVDLKSRKNNADYSLRLRRSLRSGWYLYFLFYPLKVIPRKITYSVWMQLKLRVFKGDFKALKALFLATIDLILAFPKIIRNSNRLSVREYKIYQELEDTKLYWKP
- a CDS encoding glycosyltransferase family A protein, encoding MKNKMRVGFNPFKDEPQKDSEFIHQIIIPVYIPNQEGYFKDSFAILKLCLESLWSTVHKKTFITIVNNGSDIIVKEYLDFLLKQNKIQELIHTDNIGKLNAILKGLAGNNIELVTISDSDVLFLPNWQSETIKVFTNIPNAGVVGIVPQFKMYEQNCGNVIWDNLFSKKLRFIPVKNKEALIRFYDSLGWDRNYNQDYLEYNLGLEISSDLKVLIGSGHFVATYKKDIFDEIVSYIGFKMGGTSEGYLDKSPLKKNYWRLTTQDNYACHLGNTLEDWMSVLQVSPIETVQYGFHKNIKLNPVLYFIKNRVFVKFISVKWMKKIFLRYKKLPQSMIRNY
- a CDS encoding glycosyltransferase family 2 protein, yielding MNKPLVSIIIPAYNRAHLIGETLDSLIGQTYSNWECIIVDDNSSDKTEETVKLYQEKDSRFKLVLKSNEDKKGASVSRNIGLKIANGDYIQFLDSDDILAVNKLEEQIHLLSNEDEFVISTCKWGRFDHIGEPFKLNENNPDYRGFDSAKEYFDLIGLYGGFFPSHSFLMNKKLITLSDYWNESLTMNDDGEFFFRVLLNCSKIVFAGNTYVLYRNNVSGENLSLLQTTEKAHSLVNSWKIIESLYYTTYGDSDSAFINKKKQGIYFGIKREFPKVIAENKVFFKQQIKNDTFSLKLAKLKKRIFHKLKIIFEK